The following nucleotide sequence is from Megalops cyprinoides isolate fMegCyp1 chromosome 6, fMegCyp1.pri, whole genome shotgun sequence.
CCTGCATGTGATGATTGTTGACGTCAGTTAAAGTGTGGATAttgtcacagagcagagcagaagcTAGCAGCCCTGtgcctttgttgtgttttcacagcttGTGAAGTGCTTCTGGGATCGGACAACCTGGTCTGCAAACCATGTGAGTTTTTGCTCTTGACACCTGGGAAACGGTGAACCATTTAACAGCTATCTGCTATTTCAATACTGACAGCCCTTGAGGAGACAGAAAACTATACCAGACACGGTGTGTTCTTCTCTTCAATTGTGCAATGTTTGCGTACAGTGAATTGAATACTGGGATCACATAATATAGTGTCCTGGGTGGCGGGGGCGAAATACCTTTGCACTTCAACCATTCTGTTACCTCACGTGCACCCGCATCTGTCTAGCTCAGTTTGCATATAACTGTGTTCTGATTCCgtgttctgtttttgtaacTGTCAATCAGTCTGGAAGCCAAAGAGTCTCAACATCTCTCAGCTTGGATCCAACCTGCATGTGGTATTCGACCATGCTCCCCCCACCTTCGGATTCAACATGTACTACGTATACTACAAGCTGAGGCAGGACGGCTCCTTCAGGCTCAAGCGCTGCAAGCCGGTAAGCACAGAGATGCAATATGATGTTTAAGTGCAGtttatgtgctctgtgtgtagatGCGAGTTTGTTCCTGGCTTTGGTCTGCACAGCGGAAGAAGGATATTGTTTTAATCACATCAGTTCTCATATTTATTGTACCTGTTTGGCACAATTACTCAAACATCCTTCCTCCGGTGTGTTCACCGTGTTAATTCTCTACCCAATACCTAATGTGAAAAGAAACTTCACACCATGTAGGATGTCaagtttttctttgttcctAACTTTTACTGTTTTATGCAGAAAAATTGAAAAGGCTCAGCTTGGTTTCAgaacaaatttaatttcactgatATATCTGATCGGCTTTCATAATTACAGTTTCGAATGTCTCTTGGCTCATTTCCGTAACAAGGCTGTTACATGGCTGTAATGGAGCATATCTACCAGCTGCCCCGGAAGGGAGGTGTGGTTTCCCAGGGTGAAATAAACTAATTCAGAGCAGCCAGCTTTGTACCTCCCATTTTAAGAGAAAAGCCCACGAGTAAGTTGAGTCTGAATACCCAAAATTAAAATCCACACAGTGAGCTCTGCAGTCACTGTGTCTGAATGAGACCCGGACTGTGACTGAGCTGCGCAGAGTTAACTCCAGAGCAGTGCGGTAATGGACTTCCCAGAAGCTGAATAATATATTGACATGTCCACTGCTTTGGCTGACAGCGCCGCGGTTCTCCGGGCCACTCAGACAACATGTGGCACCTGGGAGATAGACGGTCCCACTTTCCGCTCTTAATCAGCCCGCTGTAATGTGCAGCCCGGAGGCTGAGTGCTTTCACAGCAGCACCTCATAACTGGATGACGGTGCTGGAAGCCGGAGCTGAGCCGTCTCATTGGAAGCTGTTTTTGGGCTTCGCCTCGGATTATGTTGGCCGCGGAGAAGCCTCCGTCTGCCTGAAGCGGCCGCGGCTCACCGGGGTTTTGTTCGCTTTTTAAACAATGGGAGCAGCCAAACTGCCTcatttgtggagctgtgcactattctgtttttctttgctgaCATGCCACACTTTGCTATATTGGTAATGGAATGAAATATTAGGTGAATATGAGCAACACCGGAGGAGTAAAAATTCCAGTGTTCAACCTGCCCATGGTTGTAAACCCCTTGAAAACCCCCTTTTAGGGCTGTAAAGTGCATAGAGATCAGGATAAAGAGAATATCAATACATTACTGCCCCCTCATTCATTTAGTTTGTTAAAGGTTTCTTGTTGTAGGGTTAGTCTCTAAGCAGATTTTGCAGGTTTacctgaaaatgatcatttaacaTGCATGGGCAagttcttacatttacattttgtgaaatgtcatTAGGTGACCATAACAATAAGCcataatgtgcattttatacTACAAAGGAATGAAAACATGGTTATCGGTTCCTGAGTGTCATGTTTCCATAAGATAAAATCTCTAGCCTTGTGTCTAAGAAGATATAAATCTTGTATTTCAGCTGTTTTGGTTGAATAGGGGACTTCTCAAGAAATAAAGAATAAGCtctacattttaaaagggaTGTGTGTTAACTAAGCATGTTCTCTGCCTGCAGGAATCCAGCTCTTCCAAAACTACATGTGTTCTCCAGGATGTGATACCTGGAACCTACATGATTGAGGTAAAGACCTTCTGTCTCACTGTAGCATGTTCCAACAGTTATGGACTCCCATACTTCTAATATGAATAAAGTGAATACGTCTTCAGGACAATAGCCAAAATTAATTTCTTACCTTGTCATCTCAATCCGTCACCTCATTGGGAGctttttttcatgctgaaaatcGAGGATTGCGTTTGACTCTTAGGCTGCTCTGCCGTCAGAAGCGAGGGGTAAACCTCAAATAATTCAGAGCAGTTTATCTCCGCGTTTTAACCAGTAcaccattttttttacagttgaaGTTTTACTTTATCTCTTTTACTGTCACAAAGGAGTATGATAGAGTATGATAAAGAGCCATTATTGCCACTTAGACCCGCGCTGGTGGAGCTACACACAACAGCAGTAACTCAGTGTTCCTTTCCTTTCCCCCATACCCCCAGCTCCGTGACGACAACAACACAACCAGAAGACAGACGCAGTACCACGTAAGCCAAGGTAAACTGAAAGCCCGCTTGATACTCAACTTTAAAGTGAGTTCGTGAGAACCACACAAAATGGATCAGACTTAGCGATTGGGTTTGAAGAGGCGCTTGTTTCCTGTCTCCTGCTTCCTGTTGGTtgtaaatgttgatttttttttttttttttttgctgtgggtGTGTTGCAGTGCACTCCCCCTGGGCGGGCCCGATCCGGGCCATGGCCATCACCGTCCCCCTCGTCATCATGTCTGCCTTTGCCACGCTGTTCACCGTGATGTGCCGCAAGAAACAGCAAGGTAAGCCGCCCCAAAACGTCCCCTCGTCATGCAGGGACTTATTATATCATATAACTTCTGCTCTTATAATATCAGTAATCTCTCTCACCAGAGTCATGCTTCCCAGCAGTACCGTGGGGCTcagaactgaattgaaatgggcAACTGTTCATTAAAAAGGATTGAAGCTCATCTGCAAAACCCCTATACATTGCTTACTGGTAATCCGCTACTTATCTGACCCCTGTTCTAACCGTACAGAGAACATCTACTCCCACCTGGACGAGGAAAGCTCAGAGTCGTCCTCTCACACCACTGCTCTTAACGCAGAGAGACCATGGCCCCGTCCAAAGGTCTTCATCTGTTACTCCAGCAAAGACTGCCCCAAGCACCTCGCTGTCATCCAGAGCTTCGCCTACTTCCTGCAGGACTTCTGCGGCTGTGAGGTATGCACTGAGTTAGCAAGCGGCCAGCGCACCGGCTGAGTATGTTGTGTGAAGTTTCcctctgaaacggcaaggccAGCAGATTAAATAAATCTGTGCCGCAGGGAACAGCGTGCTCTGAATCAGCGGGGCTTGCAAACTGACTGggatgtgtgctgtgatgtgtgCTCTGAATCAGCAAGGCCAATGTATTGAATAAATCTGCTCTGTGAGATAGTCTGCTTAATCAAGGCCagtgtattaaataaatatgtgctgTGAGGTACGCTCTGAATCAGCGTGGCCAGTTAGTTAATGAATCTGTGCTGTTAATTAAGCTCTCAATCAGCAAAACCAGCATGATGGAAAAAATCAGTTCGGCAGAGCTAGGCTGAGGACAAGCGAATGCCCGAGGCAATGTAGTTGGTCATGCGTAgactgccatctgctggccgGTACAATGAGCTACATGTTGTAATATTTTGTGCAGTAATGTAGGTGTAATGTCAACATTGTATAAaggtatttgtatttatttgagtTTAAAGTTTGGAGAGGAGGTCTGCAGGCGTGCTAAGTGCAATGGCATTAATGCCCAATGTTATTGCAGGTGGCGCTGGATCTGTGGGAGCATTTGGAGATGTGTAAGGAGGGTCAGATGGCCTGGCTGAGCCGGCGCATAGAGGAGGCCCACTTCATCATCACCGTCTGCTCCAAGGGCATGAAGTACTTCGTGGAGAAGAAGCACCGCAGGGGCAAAGGAGGGGCAGGCCGGGGGGCGGGGGCCAGtgcgggggcaggggcgggaGGGGCCGGGAGCGGGGAGCTGTTTGTGGTGGCCGTGGCCATGATCGCGGAGAAGCTGCGCCAGGCCCGGCAGAGCTCGCCGGACCTCTCCCGCTTCATGGCCGTGTACTTCGACTACTCCCACGAGAGCGACATCCCGGCCCTGCTGGACCTGGCCCCCAAGTTCAAGCTGATGGACCAGCTCCCCTTGCTGTTTGCCCGGCTGCACTCGCGCCAGCTCAGCCTGCCCGAGCGCGAGCCCCAGCCCCTCAACGTCAGCAAGCGCAACTACTTCCGCAGCAAGTCGGGCCGCTCCCTCTACGTTGCCATCTGCAACATGCACCAGCACATCTCCCAGGAGCCCGATTGGTTCGAGAGGCAGCTGATGCCCGCCCCCGCACCCAGGGCCCGGGCGCCGCCCCCAGAGAAGTTTGACTCGGGGCTGGTGCTCAACGAGGTGGTGCTGAAATCTCCCTCCGAAAGCGAGTGCCCGCTCAAGAGCAACgtgctcctcctccccccctccgtGTGCCTGGGGCACTGCTCCACCTCGTCGGgggcctgctccagctcctcacATGGGGAACCCGAGGGCCCCACCTCCCAGGACGCCAGTGCCCCTGTGAGGCCCCTCCTACATGCAGACGGCTCGGCCAGCCCCCCTGAAATGCCCCGGGACTCTGGCATCTATGACTCCTCAGTGCCTTCCTCTGAGCTCTCCATCCCCCTGATGGAGGGGCTTTCCCCAGACCAGGCGGACTCC
It contains:
- the il17rd gene encoding interleukin-17 receptor D, whose protein sequence is MAAGTKLFSLLATLYLLLNLYQASPSSGSKKATTDKCSFKGLQSNSDDNGRKVGVTFRTDNCTLNWNPLGKHAIHEVSNVTFSHLSCDNQAAVVVHWMPSPLGIEHVRGFRVYLEDKNPEGKQCQHMVLKDPRQLNFSFRNVRMSSQPFPGLDFETDYMIRIMPFPTFMNESFFPPSFLRTNTCEVLLGSDNLVCKPFWKPKSLNISQLGSNLHVVFDHAPPTFGFNMYYVYYKLRQDGSFRLKRCKPESSSSKTTCVLQDVIPGTYMIELRDDNNTTRRQTQYHVSQVHSPWAGPIRAMAITVPLVIMSAFATLFTVMCRKKQQENIYSHLDEESSESSSHTTALNAERPWPRPKVFICYSSKDCPKHLAVIQSFAYFLQDFCGCEVALDLWEHLEMCKEGQMAWLSRRIEEAHFIITVCSKGMKYFVEKKHRRGKGGAGRGAGASAGAGAGGAGSGELFVVAVAMIAEKLRQARQSSPDLSRFMAVYFDYSHESDIPALLDLAPKFKLMDQLPLLFARLHSRQLSLPEREPQPLNVSKRNYFRSKSGRSLYVAICNMHQHISQEPDWFERQLMPAPAPRARAPPPEKFDSGLVLNEVVLKSPSESECPLKSNVLLLPPSVCLGHCSTSSGACSSSSHGEPEGPTSQDASAPVRPLLHADGSASPPEMPRDSGIYDSSVPSSELSIPLMEGLSPDQADSSSLADSVSSSSGLGDEEPPAVSSLHCAGPTICQAELHHSIEQREGLPTVAPL